Proteins from a single region of Synchiropus splendidus isolate RoL2022-P1 chromosome 3, RoL_Sspl_1.0, whole genome shotgun sequence:
- the tfap2a gene encoding transcription factor AP-2-alpha isoform X1 — protein sequence MKMLWKLTDNIKYEDCEDRHDGTSNGTARLPQLGGVGQSPYTSAPPLSHTPNSDFQPPYFPPPYQPIYPQSQDPYSHVNDPYSINSLHAQPQPQHPGWPGQRQSQDGGLLHQHRSLPHQLCREYRREVLLPSGHGLDTGLSDSIPIHGISHSLDDVQPVEDQGIHIPDQTVIKKGPVSLSKNNNVSAIPINKDGLFGGVVNPNEVFCSVPGRLSLLSSTSKYKVTVAEVQRRLSPPECLNASLLGGVLRRAKSKNGGRSLREKLDKIGLNLPAGRRKAANVTLLTSLVEGEAVHLARDFGYVCETEFPAKAVAEYVNRQHSDPNEQVQRKNMLLATKQVCKEFTDLLSQDRSPLGNSRPQPILEPGIQSCLTHFSLISHGFGTPALCAAVTALQNYLTEAIKAMDKMYLNNNPNSHSDNGTKGGDKDEKHRK from the exons ATGAAAATGCTCTGGAAATTAACTGATAACATTAAATATGAAGACTGCGAG GATCGCCATGACGGCACCAGTAACGGGACAGCCAGGCTACCTCAGCTGGGAGGAGTGGGCCAGAGTCCGTACACCAGCGCACCGCCGCTCTCCCACACGCCCAACTCGGACTTCCAGCCCCCGTACTTCCCTCCACCCTACCAGCCCATCTACCCGCAGTCTCAGGACCCTTACTCGCACGTCAACGACCCGTACTCCATCAACTCCCTTCACGCCCAGCCGCAGCCGCAGCACCCGGGATGGCCCGGCCAGAGGCAGAGTCAGGACGGCGGACTGCTGCACCAGCACCGCAGCTTGCCCCACCAGCTGTGCCGGGAGTACCGCAGGGAGGTTCTGCTGCCGTCCGGCCACGGCCTTGACACAGGACTGTCGGACTCTATCCCTATCCATGGAATATCACACTCTTTAGACGACGTTCAG CCTGTTGAAGACCAAGGAATCCACATTCCCGATCAGACTGTAATTAAAAAAG GTCCGGTGTCTTTATCCAAGAACAACAACGTCTCGGCCATCCCCATCAACAAGGACGGTCTTTTCGGCGGTGTAGTCAACCCAAACGAGGTGTTCTGCTCAGTGCCGGGTCGCCTGTCCCTGCTCAGCTCCACGTCCAAGTACAAGGTCACGGTGGCCGAGGTGCAGAGACGCCTCTCGCCACCCGAGTGCCTGAACGCATCACTGCTCGGCGGGGTGCTGAGGAG GGCCAAATCCAAGAACGGCGGAAGATCCTTGCGGGAGAAGTTGGATAAAATCGGCTTGAATTTACCTGCAGGCAGACGCAAGGCAGCCAACGTCACCTTGCTGACGTCACTAGTGGAAG GCGAAGCGGTGCATCTTGCCAGAGATTTTGGTTATGTATGCGAGACGGAGTTTCCAGCCAAGGCAGTAGCTGAATATGTAAACCGTCAACACTCCGACCCAAACGAACAAGTCCAAAGAAAAAACATGCTATTGGCCACGAA GCAAGTGTGCAAGGAGTTCACGGACCTGTTGTCCCAGGATCGCTCACCGCTGGGGAACTCACGGCCGCAGCCTATTCTTGAACCAGGAATCCAAAGCTGCTTGACCCACTTCAGTCTCATCTCGCACGGATTCGGAACCCCTGCCCTGTGCGCGGCCGTCACGGCCCTGCAGAACTATCTGACCGAGGCGATCAAAGCCATGGACAAAATGTACCTCAACAACAACCCCAACAGTCACTCAGATAACGGCACTAAAGGCGGAGACAAAGACGAGAAGCACAGAAAGTGA
- the tfap2a gene encoding transcription factor AP-2-alpha isoform X2 — MLVHSFSAMDRHDGTSNGTARLPQLGGVGQSPYTSAPPLSHTPNSDFQPPYFPPPYQPIYPQSQDPYSHVNDPYSINSLHAQPQPQHPGWPGQRQSQDGGLLHQHRSLPHQLCREYRREVLLPSGHGLDTGLSDSIPIHGISHSLDDVQPVEDQGIHIPDQTVIKKGPVSLSKNNNVSAIPINKDGLFGGVVNPNEVFCSVPGRLSLLSSTSKYKVTVAEVQRRLSPPECLNASLLGGVLRRAKSKNGGRSLREKLDKIGLNLPAGRRKAANVTLLTSLVEGEAVHLARDFGYVCETEFPAKAVAEYVNRQHSDPNEQVQRKNMLLATKQVCKEFTDLLSQDRSPLGNSRPQPILEPGIQSCLTHFSLISHGFGTPALCAAVTALQNYLTEAIKAMDKMYLNNNPNSHSDNGTKGGDKDEKHRK; from the exons ATGTTAGTGCACAGTTTCTCGGCCATG GATCGCCATGACGGCACCAGTAACGGGACAGCCAGGCTACCTCAGCTGGGAGGAGTGGGCCAGAGTCCGTACACCAGCGCACCGCCGCTCTCCCACACGCCCAACTCGGACTTCCAGCCCCCGTACTTCCCTCCACCCTACCAGCCCATCTACCCGCAGTCTCAGGACCCTTACTCGCACGTCAACGACCCGTACTCCATCAACTCCCTTCACGCCCAGCCGCAGCCGCAGCACCCGGGATGGCCCGGCCAGAGGCAGAGTCAGGACGGCGGACTGCTGCACCAGCACCGCAGCTTGCCCCACCAGCTGTGCCGGGAGTACCGCAGGGAGGTTCTGCTGCCGTCCGGCCACGGCCTTGACACAGGACTGTCGGACTCTATCCCTATCCATGGAATATCACACTCTTTAGACGACGTTCAG CCTGTTGAAGACCAAGGAATCCACATTCCCGATCAGACTGTAATTAAAAAAG GTCCGGTGTCTTTATCCAAGAACAACAACGTCTCGGCCATCCCCATCAACAAGGACGGTCTTTTCGGCGGTGTAGTCAACCCAAACGAGGTGTTCTGCTCAGTGCCGGGTCGCCTGTCCCTGCTCAGCTCCACGTCCAAGTACAAGGTCACGGTGGCCGAGGTGCAGAGACGCCTCTCGCCACCCGAGTGCCTGAACGCATCACTGCTCGGCGGGGTGCTGAGGAG GGCCAAATCCAAGAACGGCGGAAGATCCTTGCGGGAGAAGTTGGATAAAATCGGCTTGAATTTACCTGCAGGCAGACGCAAGGCAGCCAACGTCACCTTGCTGACGTCACTAGTGGAAG GCGAAGCGGTGCATCTTGCCAGAGATTTTGGTTATGTATGCGAGACGGAGTTTCCAGCCAAGGCAGTAGCTGAATATGTAAACCGTCAACACTCCGACCCAAACGAACAAGTCCAAAGAAAAAACATGCTATTGGCCACGAA GCAAGTGTGCAAGGAGTTCACGGACCTGTTGTCCCAGGATCGCTCACCGCTGGGGAACTCACGGCCGCAGCCTATTCTTGAACCAGGAATCCAAAGCTGCTTGACCCACTTCAGTCTCATCTCGCACGGATTCGGAACCCCTGCCCTGTGCGCGGCCGTCACGGCCCTGCAGAACTATCTGACCGAGGCGATCAAAGCCATGGACAAAATGTACCTCAACAACAACCCCAACAGTCACTCAGATAACGGCACTAAAGGCGGAGACAAAGACGAGAAGCACAGAAAGTGA